The Microlunatus antarcticus DNA segment ACGCCTCGCCCGCCGCGACGCTGGCCATCTTGGCCCGCAGCGAGTCGCACTCCGCCGCGAACACCAGCGGCGGCAGGACGCGCAGCCGGTCGACCACGTCGCCCAGCGCGGCCGGGTCCCGATAGGTCGGCTGCTGCTTCGCGTCGAGGGCGTGCAGCTCCGCGAGGGAGGGCACCCCCGCCTCGATCAGTCGGGCCTGGACCGTCTCGGACATCCCGCAAGCCTACGGGAGCGCACAGGTGGGGCCTTCCGGTTTCCAGCCCCCGTCGCACGCCTCGCGACGCGTCAGGCCTGGGGGCTGACCTCGTCCAGCGCGGCGGCCTTGGCCTCCTGCGCGGCGAGCTCCTTGGCCACGGGGGCGTACAGGTCGACGTACTCCTGGCCCGAGAGCTCCATGATCGCGTACATGATCTCGTCGGTGATCGAGCGCAGGACGTAGCGGTCGTCCTCCATCCCCTCGTAGCGGGAGAAGTCGAGCGGCTCGCCGAAGCGGACGGTCGGGCTGACCACGCGGCGGATGATCTTGCCCGGCGGGGCGATCACGTCGGTGCCGATCACCGCCGTGGGGATGACCGGGACCTTGGCCAGGAGCGCCAGCCGGGCCACGCCGGTCCGGCCCTTGTAGAGGCGGCCGTCGTGGCTGCGCGTGCCCTCGGGGTAGATGCCGAAGAGCTCGCCGCGCTCGAGCACCGCCAGCCCGGCGCGGATCGCGCCCTCGCTCGCCCGGCCGCCGCTGCGGTCGACGGGGACCTGGCCGGTGCCGGCGAAGAAGCGCTTCTGCGCCCAGCCCTTGATCCCCACCCCGGTGAAGTAGTCCGACTTGGCCACGAAGGTCACCCGCCGGTTCAGCGCGAGCGGGGTGAAGAGCCAGTCGGCGTACGAGAGGTGGTTGCCGGCCAGGATCGCCCCGCCCTCGGCGGGCACGTGGTCTGCGCCCTCCTCGATCGGGCGGAACAGCCGGGTCACGACCGGGCCCAGGACGACGTGGCGCAGCACCCAGTAGATGCCGCGGCCCGGCCGCCGGCCGTCGGCGCTGGCGACGCGCAGCGTCCCCGAGGCGTCGACGGAGACGACGTCGGTGGGGACCGGGGCGGCGTCGGGCTCGTCGCCCCGGGGCGGCCTCACGGCCGGCCCGGCAACGGGGGCGCGGTCCGGCCGAGGCCGGGGCGGGCCACCTCGACGAGGTCGAGGGTGCGGCCCTCGCGCAGGGCCGCCTTGACCCCGTTCGCGTACGTCTCGACGTAGCGCTGCCCGCTGAGCTCCTGGATCGCGGCCATCACCTGGTCGGTCACGTGCCGCAGCACGTCGCGGTCGTTGCCCGCGCCGGCGTACGCGCTGAAGTCGAGCGGCTCGCCGAAGCGGACCACGGCGCGATGCAGGCTCGGCGGTCGCGTGTGCTGCACCCCGACGGGGATCACGGGGACCCCGGTCGCCAGGGCCAGCCTCGCCACCCCGGTCCGGCCGCGGTAGAGCCGGCCGTCCGGCGAGCGCGTGCCCTCGGGGAAGATGCCGACGACCTTCCCCTCGCGGAGCGCGTCGAGGACGACGTCCATGCTCGAGGCGCTGGCCCGCCCGCCCGTCCGGTCCATCGGCAGGATGCCGACCGCCCGGACGAACCAGGCCACCACCCGCGAGACCGGACCGCGGCCGACGAACAGCTCGGCCTTGGCCGGGAACGTCATCGTCCGCGGCAGCATCGCCGGGATCACCAGGGTGTCCCAGCCCGAGATGTGGTTGCCCGCTAGGAGCGCGCCGCCGGTGGCGGGGACGCGCTCGGAGCCGACGACCCGCGGTCGCACCAGCACGCGGATCAGGGGCTTGAACAGCGCGCCCTTGAAGAACGTGTAGTACGACATCTCGACCTCCGTGGCGCGGCCCCGCACCACGACGGGCGGGTGGCAGAACCCTAGTGCGAGCATGCCCGGATGGATGTTGCCGCACTCCTCGCCCAGGCACCCGAGGCCGCCGAGGTCGACCCGCGCGCCGCCCCGTACGCCGGTGGTCCCGCGGACGGCCCGCCGGTGCTGGTCGTGCACGGCTTCTCCGGCTCGCCGCGCTCGATGCGCCCCTGGGCCGAGGACCTGGCCGCGCACGGCTTCCGGGTCGACCTCCCCCGCCTGCCCGGCCACGGGACGAGCTGGCGCGAGCTGAACGTGACGGGCTGGCCGGACTGGTACGCGGCGGCCGAGCGCGCGCTCCTGCGCCTGGCCGACGCGACCGGACGGCGCGTCGGCATCGGCGGGCTGTCGATGGGCGGGGCCCTCGCGCTCCGGCTGGCGCAGCGGCACCCCGACCTCGTCCACGGCCTCGTGCTGGTGAACCCGGTGGTCAACATCGTGGACCCGCGCCTCAAGGTGCTGCGCCTGATCCGGCTCGTGACGCCCTCGCTCGGCGGCATCGCGGGCGACGTCGCGAAGCCCGGCGCCGACGAGGGCGGCTACGGCCGGACGCCGCTGCACGCGCTCGCCTCGCAGCGGCACCTGTGGGCGGCGGTGCGCCTCGAGCTCGCTGACGTGCGAACGCCGCTGCTCGTCTACCGGTCCCGGCAGGACCACGTCGCGGACCCGTCGTCGGTGGCGCTGATCCAGGCGTCCACGACCTCGCCGGACCGGACGTTCGTGGTGCTCGAGCGCAGCTACCATGTAGCCACGCTCGACCACGAGGCGCACACGATCTTCGCGGGCAGCGTGGACTTCTTCACCCGCCTGGCCGGGTGAGCGGTGTTCGCCGGAGCCGGGAAGGGTCACCGATGGCGGAGCAGGACGACGACCGCGAGTCGGTCGACCGCGCCTTCGCCGAGCTGGTGGCCGGCTACCACCTCACCGCCGAGCACCCCGCCGAGCCGCGGCTGGCCCTCGGGCTGAGCGGCGACCTCGCCACCACCGACGACCGGGCCGACACCGGCGACGCCACGGAGCCCGCTCCCCCGCCCGTGATCCCGCTCGTCCCGCCTCGCCCCGAGCTCGTGCAGCCGCTCGCGTGGCGCGCGAGCCCGGCACCCGCCCCGACGCCCGACGAGCGCTACGTGCCCGACCCGCTCCCGCCGCTGGGGCGGCCCCGGACGCCCGCGCTGGTGGGGTGGACCGCCGTGCTGCTCTCCGCGGTGGTCGTCCTCGCTGCGG contains these protein-coding regions:
- a CDS encoding lysophospholipid acyltransferase family protein, whose amino-acid sequence is MRVASADGRRPGRGIYWVLRHVVLGPVVTRLFRPIEEGADHVPAEGGAILAGNHLSYADWLFTPLALNRRVTFVAKSDYFTGVGIKGWAQKRFFAGTGQVPVDRSGGRASEGAIRAGLAVLERGELFGIYPEGTRSHDGRLYKGRTGVARLALLAKVPVIPTAVIGTDVIAPPGKIIRRVVSPTVRFGEPLDFSRYEGMEDDRYVLRSITDEIMYAIMELSGQEYVDLYAPVAKELAAQEAKAAALDEVSPQA
- a CDS encoding lysophospholipid acyltransferase family protein, with the translated sequence MSYYTFFKGALFKPLIRVLVRPRVVGSERVPATGGALLAGNHISGWDTLVIPAMLPRTMTFPAKAELFVGRGPVSRVVAWFVRAVGILPMDRTGGRASASSMDVVLDALREGKVVGIFPEGTRSPDGRLYRGRTGVARLALATGVPVIPVGVQHTRPPSLHRAVVRFGEPLDFSAYAGAGNDRDVLRHVTDQVMAAIQELSGQRYVETYANGVKAALREGRTLDLVEVARPGLGRTAPPLPGRP
- a CDS encoding alpha/beta hydrolase, which codes for MDVAALLAQAPEAAEVDPRAAPYAGGPADGPPVLVVHGFSGSPRSMRPWAEDLAAHGFRVDLPRLPGHGTSWRELNVTGWPDWYAAAERALLRLADATGRRVGIGGLSMGGALALRLAQRHPDLVHGLVLVNPVVNIVDPRLKVLRLIRLVTPSLGGIAGDVAKPGADEGGYGRTPLHALASQRHLWAAVRLELADVRTPLLVYRSRQDHVADPSSVALIQASTTSPDRTFVVLERSYHVATLDHEAHTIFAGSVDFFTRLAG